The DNA segment GAAGTTAGTTTATGAATTTCTAATAAACATCGTAAAAACGTGGATTTACCGGCCCCGTTCGGACCCACAATAGCGATCTTATCTCCTGCGGAAATTTCAAGATTGGCATCGCTAAAAACATAAGGAGGTTTTCCGGAATAAGAAAACGCACCGTCTTCGATTCTGGCGGTAATTCTACCCGTAGAAATAAAGTTGAATTTATAATCCGATTTGGAATTCCAAAAGGATTCTTGAGGCGCTTCTACCCTATCTCGTTTTTCGAGTTTTTTGAGAGCGGATTGAACCTGTCTCGCCTTTGTAGCCTGAGCCCGAAAACGATCGATCCATTCCATTCTCTTTTTGAGATACGATTCTTCCTTTTCAAATTGAGTCTGAAGTTTTTCTTGAAGTTCGTTCTTATGTTCGAAATATTCCTCTAAGGTTCCTCGAAACTCAATGACTCCGGAAGGAGAAAGTTCCGCAATCGTATCACAGGTTGAATTTAGGAATTCCGGATCGTGAGTGACCAAAACAAAGGATTGCGAAGTGGAATTGAGATATTCCGCAAGCCATTCCTTGGACGCGTTGTCCAAATGATTCGTGGGCTCGTCTAACAAGAGTAAATTGCCCGGATTTAGAAGCGTAATTGCAAGACCGAGTCTATGCTGATAACCCGGAGAAAATTCTTTCACCTTCATTTCCATTTGAACGTTGGAAAACCCGAGTCCGCCTAAAATTTTGCGCGCTTTGGATTCCAATTCGTGAACTCCGTATGTGAACGCGTATTCTTCCAAGGAACTTTGTTCATTCAAAAGAGAGTTAAATTCCGCAGAATCATGAGGAATGATATCGAACTTATGATTGATTGTTTTATGACGTTCGGAATATTCCCGATAATGTTTATGTTTTGCTAATGCAGTATAAATTATCGAATCTTCAGGATCAAAATCGGGAATCTGTTGAAAAACGGATATCTCGGTATTTTTTGATCTCGAAACACTTCCGCTGTCCGGAATGAACTTCCCTTCCGCCATCCGAAAGAGTGTGGATTTCCCGGAACCATTAGGACCAACAAGGCAAACACGAGCTCCCGTCTTGATATGCCAGGAGAATCCTTCAAACAATACAGAGGATGCGTATTGGTGTTTTATGTCGATGAATTGGAGCAAGGATTGAGAGATTTAGAAAGGTTCGAAAGAGGGGCAAAGGCCGGAATCCGTCACAAAGGGACGGACCGGAAAGCAGAAATAAATTATTTCTTACCCTTTGCTGCTAATTCGTCAAGTCTAGCGTTTAGATGGAGAATGTATTTACTGGAAGAGCCGTTCATCTTTTCTTTGGAAGTTTGAATCGCAGAGTTGATCTCCGCTACGGTCATCTTGTTGATTTTTTTGTTTTTCTTTTCTTGTGTTTCTTCAGCCATAGTTTCCTGCCAAATAATCTTACAGCGCGTTCTAAAATTGAATTCAATTCTATCAGAAAAGCGTCGCTGCAAGAACTTGTCCCAAATATGGGCAAGTTCTTATGCCAGATTTTTCGGATTAGGGCGTTTCGACAATCGATTTTAGGGTAAAGTCCTCGTATTTCGTCAAAGATCTTCTTTGGGTCGGAACTCCGGAAGAAAGTCCCCGGTAGAAACGGAGCCACTCGAATTCGACAAAAAAGCAAATCCACTTTCCATTGTATATTTTTGAAAACGAAAGTCCTTTCTTTTAGAAATATTTGTGGGAACTCCCCACAAATCCAGAATCCAGACGAAGGTTTGAAAGACTTAATACGACATAATATTATTATCTATATCCATTCTTTAAAAATTCGAACAATCTTTTGCATAACTTCGCCAAAAGTAGGAACTCCTAGAAATTGCCTTTTCGGCAAATTTCTCCAATTTGAAGAATCTTTCTGATAGGAAACGCAAACGTAAGAGTTCCTACTTTTTGAATTCAGAACAAAATCCAGAAGAAAAGAAAAACACAAAAAATTCTCTCTAAAAACCAAAACTACCTCCAAAATTCGCATCGATCGACAACAGAAAAAGCACTGAATTTTTAGTTTCTTTTCCTTCTTTAAAAATTCAAAAAGGAAAGAATCCGGAGTTCGTATATGATTCAAAATTTCTTTTTTACACGAGAATCCATCTCACCTCTTTTTTTAAGGATCGGAATCGCAATCTGCATATTTCCTCACGGAGCACAAAAACTTTTAGGATGGTTTGGAGGGGTGGGTTACGAAGCCTCCATGGACTTTTTTGTAAACACCGCCGGATTTCCGACCATTCTCGCGATCCTTGCAATTGCCGCGGAATTTTTTGGATCGATCGCCCTTGTTTTTGGGTTTTTTACTAGATTCGCTGCCTTTGGAATTACAGCTACATTATCGGTTGCGGGATGGACACACAAAGAGATTGGATTTTTCATGAACTGGTT comes from the Leptospira sp. WS92.C1 genome and includes:
- a CDS encoding ABC-F family ATP-binding cassette domain-containing protein gives rise to the protein MLQFIDIKHQYASSVLFEGFSWHIKTGARVCLVGPNGSGKSTLFRMAEGKFIPDSGSVSRSKNTEISVFQQIPDFDPEDSIIYTALAKHKHYREYSERHKTINHKFDIIPHDSAEFNSLLNEQSSLEEYAFTYGVHELESKARKILGGLGFSNVQMEMKVKEFSPGYQHRLGLAITLLNPGNLLLLDEPTNHLDNASKEWLAEYLNSTSQSFVLVTHDPEFLNSTCDTIAELSPSGVIEFRGTLEEYFEHKNELQEKLQTQFEKEESYLKKRMEWIDRFRAQATKARQVQSALKKLEKRDRVEAPQESFWNSKSDYKFNFISTGRITARIEDGAFSYSGKPPYVFSDANLEISAGDKIAIVGPNGAGKSTFLRCLLEIHKLTSGKIYYGPKTKIGYFSQNHHDELDTSKNLLQTVMTAYPDLSEQQARSLLGYFSFSDDSVYKQTGLLSGGEQSRLRLALLVRFPANSIFLDEPTNHLDLVVRDNLRRALMDYEGSLLIISHDPEFLKELCNRTISVDNGQIRDFNCTFADYLKYNLEETAPSQQNGNSSLKKEDSGQTRSKKNADKNRIKKIQKDLEQIEAKIELLEKSKKNLEEVLADPGFFKNRSYQLELDNLNETKNEISRLTLEWESLQLELEELSGTV
- a CDS encoding DoxX family protein, with product MIQNFFFTRESISPLFLRIGIAICIFPHGAQKLLGWFGGVGYEASMDFFVNTAGFPTILAILAIAAEFFGSIALVFGFFTRFAAFGITATLSVAGWTHKEIGFFMNWFGNQGGEGFEYHILVISMGLALFFFGGGSWSLDSWISNHLD